DNA from Desulfuromonas sp. AOP6:
TGTCGAACACTGTCGGGAAGCCATCGCCGCCTGCCGGGAGAAGCTGTGTGAGGCCAGCCGTGAAAAAAAACTGATGGAAAAGATCAAGGAAAAGCACCTGCAGGAGCAGCATCGGGTCCTGAACCGTCTGGAGGCCAAAAATCTAGACGAGCTGGCTGTTATTTTTCATTCCAAGGATTAAGTCATGAAGAGCCTCCGCTTACCGCCCTTTCTGTACGCCTCTCTTGTCGCCGCCGTTTTTCTGGGTCCCTCCCAGCTGAGTGCCCAGCCAGGGTCCCTGGACGTGCAGCCGATCCAGTCTGTCGAGGAACGCCGGATCCTCCTTTCTCTGCAGGAAGAGCGGGCTCGCCTTGAAGACAGAGACCGGCAGCTTGACCAGCGTGAAATGGAGCTAAAGTCTTTGCAGACCGAAGTCGATAAGAAGCTGGACGAGTTGAACGTTTTGCGTCAGCAGTTCGAACAGCTTCTGGCCGAAAGAGACAACCTTGAAGCTGAGCGTCTCGGAGAGTTGAGTCTGATGTACGAAAAAATGGATCCCGTCAAGGCCGCTGCCATTATCTCGACGCTCGACGAAGAGCTGGCCATTGGTATTCTGGCCGGTATGCGCAAGAAATCGGCCGGCAAACTGCTCAACAACATGGAACGGAAGAAGGCGGCCAGCTTAAGTCGCCGTTTCAGCAACATCGAACCGGAGTAATCGCCGGTTTTGAAGTGCCCCCTGACCACAGGGGGATTTGAAAAAGAAAGGAGGTGAATACGATGATGAACATGATGCCTATCGCAACAAATGGAAGCCAGCTCATGCAAGGGCGCACCGGTGCCGCCAATGGGCAACCGGCCGGAGATTTCCTTCCTTTTCTACAACAGGCACAGGGAGAAGGTCTTTCCTGGAACGGCCACGAAGCCTCCCAGGACCTCATGGCGGCTCTACTGGCTGCCGGCATGGGCGTTGTCCCAGCGTCCATGCCGCATGAAGGCTTTGCGCCAGCCGCACTGCAGGGCCAACAGTTCCTCGGTGACGGCTCGATGCTGCCAGGTCAGGATCTTCTGGCCATGGAAGGGCAGCAGAATCCTGATTTTTTATCCGGTCAGGATCTGAAGGCGGCTGCTGCAACGGCACAGTCCCAGGGCAAGATGGCCGAAGTGAACGGGGCGAACATGTCCGCTCAGGGAGACCTTCTGGATCAGGAGGCCGAATTTGACCTGAAAATGTTCATGGCCAAAACCGAAGGTGGATCAGCACAGGCAAGCGCTGGCGAAGGGAAGGGCTCCACCTCTCTGTCCGAAAGCCGTTTCGCCGAAATCCTCGGCGTCAAGTCTGTGGAGGTCAAAAGCGATACGATCGGGCCGAACAAGGAAGCAGCAGGGCACAGTCAACTCCGGCTGGCTCAAAACGGCCAGATCGAAGAATCCGTGGCTGAGCCAACCCTGTCTGTCGATGCCACTGCCGACGAGGCTGGAGAAGTTCCTGAACTTTCTCTCGGCCATAAGGCGACCATCGCCGGGGAAACAGATGGATTTACCCACAAGGGGCAGGATGCTCTGCAGGTCGATAGCGGTCGGCCATCCCAGGCTCCGGCCACGGGTCTTGAAAACAAGGGACCTGAGGTCCGTCTGAACTCCGGCATGCTGATCAGTGAAAACCGTATTGTCGAACAGACCATCGAGAAGTTTTCCCTGCACCAGGCGAAAGACGCCGGGAGCATCACCCTGCGCCTGCACCCTGAAGAACTGGGGCAGATCAAGGTGGAACTGGTGATGGACAAGGATAGTGTCCGTGCCCATCTCCATGCTCAGAGCCAGCAGGTTCAGGAGGTGCTCGAACGGCACCTGCCGCGCCTGCGGGATGCCCTCGAACAGCAGGGGCTGAAGATCGACCAGTTGCAGGTCAGCGTCGATTCCCAGCACAATGGGAACCGGGGGTCGTTTCAGCAGCATGGTTTCACCGGACATCAGAATATGCCCGCAA
Protein-coding regions in this window:
- a CDS encoding flagellar hook-length control protein FliK, coding for MMNMMPIATNGSQLMQGRTGAANGQPAGDFLPFLQQAQGEGLSWNGHEASQDLMAALLAAGMGVVPASMPHEGFAPAALQGQQFLGDGSMLPGQDLLAMEGQQNPDFLSGQDLKAAAATAQSQGKMAEVNGANMSAQGDLLDQEAEFDLKMFMAKTEGGSAQASAGEGKGSTSLSESRFAEILGVKSVEVKSDTIGPNKEAAGHSQLRLAQNGQIEESVAEPTLSVDATADEAGEVPELSLGHKATIAGETDGFTHKGQDALQVDSGRPSQAPATGLENKGPEVRLNSGMLISENRIVEQTIEKFSLHQAKDAGSITLRLHPEELGQIKVELVMDKDSVRAHLHAQSQQVQEVLERHLPRLRDALEQQGLKIDQLQVSVDSQHNGNRGSFQQHGFTGHQNMPATLAGYKGTPAEVPPSAQPIARQGSGLSLRI